The bacterium sequence CTCTCTCCTTTGGAGAGAGGAAGATGCTGGATCTGGCCAGGAGCCTACTGGTAAAGGAGATCTCCATAGCAAGAAAAACAGAGGAGGTCGTGGTGGAACAGGAGATCCATCGCCTGTTCGAGATGTGAGAAACGGACTCCACATGTCCTCGCTCATTGCCCGCATTTTGTGGATTCTTTTGGGAGGCTGGTGCGGATATCTGCTGGCCCAATCGCTTGGTCCCCGATTTCAAACTCACATATTAGGAGCAATGTTGGGCAGCCTGCTGGCCGGCCTTGCGGTCTTTTTGGAAAGGTTACTGAAACGTTATCCCCTCTGGGCCCTGGTGGGCGGTGCCAGCGGTTTGACTCTGGGTCTGCTCCTGGGTAGGCTCATAGGCTCCAGTGTGGCCTCTACAGGAGCTTTGCAAGGGGCTGAGGCATCCCTGTGGAGCGTGGCCGCCATGGGTTTCCTGGGGTCGCTGGGATGGGCTCTCGGATTCCGCAAGGGCTTGGATTGGCCTCTGAGGGGGGATGCTCGCATTTTGAGGCCTGATATTTCAGACAACCGTCTGCTTCTTGTGGACACAAGCGTCATCATAGACGGCCGCATAGTGGATGTGTGCGCCAGCGGCTTTCTGGGGGGTGCTCTGGTCATTCCCCAGTTTGTGCTCAAGGAACTCCAAAAGATAGCGGATTCCTCAGATCCTCTTAAGAGGGCCAGGGGAAGAAGAGGTCTGGATGTTTTGAGAGCCCTGCAGGAACAGCAGAAGATTCATGTGCGTGTTGTGGACCGAGAGCCTTCCTCGGGAAACAGCGGGGATGTGGATAGCCTTCTGGTGGAGTTGGCCAAGGAGCTGGGTTGCTCCTTGCTGACCAATGACCTAAACATGCACAAGGTGGCAGAGCTGCAGGGGGTCAAAGTGCTCAACTTGAACCAATTGGCCCATGCCCTTAAGCCAGTGGTTCTGCCAGGGGAAGATCTGAGGGTGAGGGTCATCAAGGAGGGCCGGGAGGAAGGCCAGGGTATAGGTTACCTGGAAGACGGAACAATGGTGGTAGTGGACAATGGAAAGCGTTTCCTGGGTAGAAACGTGGATGCAGTGGTAACAAGCGTCATACAAACCTCTGCGGGCCGGATGATCTTTACCTCCCCCAGGGAGGATCAGGATGCGCATGTGCAAAATGGACGCGGGTAGCAACCCTCCCCCTCCTGCAGCTTGAACCTATGGAGACTCTTGCCGGGCGGGTGGCAGCTATCATACCGGCCGCAGGGGAAGGCCGGCGCATGGGAGCTCCGCTGGAGAAACAGTTCCTCCAGCTGGAAGGTATGCCCATCTTATTGCACACCCTCAAGGCCTTTGAATCCAGCTCCCATGTTCATGGCATAGTGGTGGTGGTCCCAAGTGCTCGCCTGGAGCTGGTCAGGGAAACAATCCTGAAGCAGTGCAAGATATCCAAGCTGAAGGCCCTTGTGGCAGGGGGCCCTCATAGGCAGGATTCGGTGCGATTGGGTCTGGAGGCTTTGGGACCTGAATGGGACATGGTTGTGGTGCACGATGGTGCTCGTCCCTTGGTGGAGCAGGACCTTATAGCCAGATGTGTGGAGGCGGCTGCTGTGCATGGAGCTGCTATTGCAGCAGTGCCGGCCACGGACACGGTCAAAGAAGTGGACTCAGATGGATTCGTTGTGAGGACCCTTCCCAGGAACAGGCTCTGGATGGTACAGACCCCACAGGTTTTTCGTTACACCTGGATCTTGAGGGCTCACCAGGAGGCCCAAAAAAACGGTTTTTTGGGAACTGACGATGCCTCCCTGGTGGAAAGGCTGGGACACAAGGTAAAGATCGTCCAGGGCTCCTACGAGAATATCAAGGTCACCACCAAGGCAGATCTAAAAGTGGCAGGCGATATCCTGGCTTCAAAGGGGGGCGCTAGGCCGTGAAGTACCGTGTAGGTCAGGGTTATGACGTCCATCCCTGGGCAGAGGGAAGACCCCTGGTACTGGGAGGAGTGGAGATTCCCCATGATCATGGTCTCAAGGGCCACTCGGATGCAGACGTGTTGTTGCATGCCGTTTGTGACGCCCTCTTGGGGGCCATGGCCATGGGCGACATAGGCACGCATTTTCCTGACAAAGATCCTGCTTATAAGGGAATATCCAGCCTGCTTCTGCTCGAGAAGGTGGCCAGAATGCTTAAAGACGCAGGCTGGAGGGTGAGCAACCTGGATGCCACCGTGGTGGCTGAACGCCCCAGGCTGGCCCCGTACATACCCCTCATGAGGGAGCGAATTGCAGAAGTTTTGGGCATAGAAGTGGACAGGGTTAGTGTCAAGGCCACAACCAGCGAGAGGCTGGGCTTCGTGGGGAGGCAAGAGGGGGCGGCTTCACAGGCAGTGGTTCTTCTGGAGCAAGACGGTGAGATCTGACAGGCACAAGAATCCAAAGAGGACAGTCATAATGGGAGCGGCCGGTAGGGACTTTCACAACTTCCTGGTCTGCTTCAAGGATGATCCCACAGTGGAGGTGGTGGCTTTCACGGCCACTCAGATACCAGGGATAGCGGGCAGGCTCTATCCTGCGGAGCTGGCAGGCCCTCTTTATCCCAAAGGAATTCCCATTCTTCCTGAGGAATCTCTGGAGCAGCTCATAAGAGATGAAGGGATCGAACAGGTGGTTTTTGCGTACAGCGATCTTTCTCACCTGGAGGTGATGCACAAGGCTTCAAAGGCGCTGGCCGCAGGGGCTGATTTCTGTCTGCTGGGTCCGCAAAGCACCATGTTGCGCTCCAGGGTTCCATGCATATCCGTCTGCGCAGTCCGGACGGGCTGCGGCAAAAGCGGTGTAATAGAAAGGATATGGGAGATCCTGAATCTGGCCGGGATACATGCAGTGGTGCTAAGACATCCCATGCCTTATTCAGAGCTTTCTCGAAAGAGAGTGGAACGTTTTCAGACCCTGGAGGATCTGGACAGGGGAACCCTCTCCCTGGAAGAGAGGGAAGAATACGAACATTTGGTGGCCAAGGGGATCGTGGTTTACGCAGGGGTGGACTACTCGGAGATTCTTGATGCCGCGGAGAAAGAAGCTCAGGTGATTCTCTGGGACGGAGGAAACAATGACTTTCCTTTCATATCTCCAGACTTGGAGATAACGGTTCTGGATCCCCACAGGCCAGGGCATGAAAGAACTTATCACCCAGGAGAGGTGAATCTGCTAAGGGCTCATGTGCTCATAGTGAACAAGGTGGATACAGCATCCCCTGAGGCAGTCCAAAGAGTCTTGGCCTCGGCAACACAGATGAATCCTAAAGCCAGGATCATCCAAACCGCTTCCAGAATAGAGGTGCATGATGGCCAAAAGATTCGAGGCAAGAACGTGCTGGTTGTGGAAGACGGCCCCACAGTGACCCATGGAGAGATGGGCTACGGGGCAGGGGTGTTGGCCGCTAGAGCTCATGGGGCCAAGAGCCTGGTAGACCCCAGGCCTCATGCCAAGGGATCACTCAAAGAGGTGTTCATGGCGTACCCGCACCTGGACAAGGTCCTGCCAGCCCAGGGT is a genomic window containing:
- the ispF gene encoding 2-C-methyl-D-erythritol 2,4-cyclodiphosphate synthase, with amino-acid sequence MKYRVGQGYDVHPWAEGRPLVLGGVEIPHDHGLKGHSDADVLLHAVCDALLGAMAMGDIGTHFPDKDPAYKGISSLLLLEKVARMLKDAGWRVSNLDATVVAERPRLAPYIPLMRERIAEVLGIEVDRVSVKATTSERLGFVGRQEGAASQAVVLLEQDGEI
- a CDS encoding PIN domain-containing protein; this encodes MSSLIARILWILLGGWCGYLLAQSLGPRFQTHILGAMLGSLLAGLAVFLERLLKRYPLWALVGGASGLTLGLLLGRLIGSSVASTGALQGAEASLWSVAAMGFLGSLGWALGFRKGLDWPLRGDARILRPDISDNRLLLVDTSVIIDGRIVDVCASGFLGGALVIPQFVLKELQKIADSSDPLKRARGRRGLDVLRALQEQQKIHVRVVDREPSSGNSGDVDSLLVELAKELGCSLLTNDLNMHKVAELQGVKVLNLNQLAHALKPVVLPGEDLRVRVIKEGREEGQGIGYLEDGTMVVVDNGKRFLGRNVDAVVTSVIQTSAGRMIFTSPREDQDAHVQNGRG
- the ispD gene encoding 2-C-methyl-D-erythritol 4-phosphate cytidylyltransferase, with the translated sequence MAAIIPAAGEGRRMGAPLEKQFLQLEGMPILLHTLKAFESSSHVHGIVVVVPSARLELVRETILKQCKISKLKALVAGGPHRQDSVRLGLEALGPEWDMVVVHDGARPLVEQDLIARCVEAAAVHGAAIAAVPATDTVKEVDSDGFVVRTLPRNRLWMVQTPQVFRYTWILRAHQEAQKNGFLGTDDASLVERLGHKVKIVQGSYENIKVTTKADLKVAGDILASKGGARP
- a CDS encoding GTPase — encoded protein: MGAAGRDFHNFLVCFKDDPTVEVVAFTATQIPGIAGRLYPAELAGPLYPKGIPILPEESLEQLIRDEGIEQVVFAYSDLSHLEVMHKASKALAAGADFCLLGPQSTMLRSRVPCISVCAVRTGCGKSGVIERIWEILNLAGIHAVVLRHPMPYSELSRKRVERFQTLEDLDRGTLSLEEREEYEHLVAKGIVVYAGVDYSEILDAAEKEAQVILWDGGNNDFPFISPDLEITVLDPHRPGHERTYHPGEVNLLRAHVLIVNKVDTASPEAVQRVLASATQMNPKARIIQTASRIEVHDGQKIRGKNVLVVEDGPTVTHGEMGYGAGVLAARAHGAKSLVDPRPHAKGSLKEVFMAYPHLDKVLPAQGYFPEQLRDLEATIEATPCDLVTVATPIDLSRLIRISRPVARVTYKVEEVGPPGLEPVIREFLREKGLLES